A genomic stretch from Stegostoma tigrinum isolate sSteTig4 unplaced genomic scaffold, sSteTig4.hap1 scaffold_350, whole genome shotgun sequence includes:
- the tpk2 gene encoding thiamin pyrophosphokinase 2, translating to MSPVDCRGCMNCPSPTVAEVWSHVESHPDEEGWLIMAQTRKGTVPQSALHSPCCWQGSNTTFGSGASPLPTAPGILGEEACPVADLLPFSPVGLFGIKSYGVHVNGFVSHEDGTMSMWIGQRTHTKQTYPGRLDNLVAGGIAAGFGVKETLVKECQEEASIPASIARTARPAGTISYTYEDEAGVFPECQFVYDLEVPAGFEPTVGDGEVQEFYLWPLDQVRETLAGPKFKPNCAMVALDFLIRRGILHADDERQYHQFVEGLHREL from the exons ATGAGCCCAGTGGACTGTCGGGGCTGTATGAATTGCCCAAGCCCAACAGTTGCcgaggtctggagtcacgtagagTCCCATCCAGATGAGGAGGGGTGGCTGATCATGGCCCAGACCCGAAAGGGCACTGTACCTCAAAGTGCCCTTCACTCTCCCTGCTGTTGGCAGGGATCGAACACCACATTTGGATCTGGAGCCTCTCCCCTGCCAACAGCTCCTGGGATTCTTGGGGAGGAGGCCTGTCCTGTCGCTGACCTGCTCCCATTTTCCCCGGTAGGTCTGTTTGGGATTAAAAGCTACGGGGTCCATGTTAACGGCTTTGTGAGCCACGAGGATGGCACGATGTCCATGTGGATCGGACAGCGGACACACACCAAGCAGACGTATCCCGGGCGGCTGGATAACCTG GTAGCTGGGGGTATCGCGGCTGGGTTCGGTGTGAAGGAGACTCTGGTGAAGGAATGTCAGGAAGAGGCCTCTATCCCCGCATCCATTGCCCGGACAGCGAGGCCGGCCGGCACCATCAG CTACACCTACGAGGACGAGGCAGGAGTTTTCCCCGAGTGTCAGTTCGTGTACGACCTGGAGGTGCCCGCTGGGTTTGAGCCGACGGTGGGCGACGGGGAAGTGCAGGAGTTCTACCTGTGGCCCCTGGATCAG GTGAGGGAGACCCTCGCAGGTCCCAAGTTCAAACCAAACTGCGCCATGGTTGCACTGGACTTCCTCATCAGACGCGGGATCCTGCACGCCGATGACG AAAGACAATACCACCAGTTCGTCGAGGGGCTCCACAGGGAACTCTGA